caaaagcccagaatgacacccagaaataatacaagtcctgtttttctgctctgatggctgtgggatcaaaaatgtcagtttgaatgggtttcaatggagcatttttggacctgaacagtctgaatgtaactatttagtttccacagtgtattttagacttattgtaggagctgagctggaaattcactgattacactcaaatacacaatctggactacatttaggacacatgcatgaacacacacgtTCTCACACACTCTTACGTACAGTGGCGTGCAGCGAGGAGGCGGTCAGGTGAGACACCCTGTCGCTGTCggccagctgctgctgatgtatCATAGACTCCGCCTTCTTGATGATGTCATACATGCGGAGGATGAACCCCTTTCGCTCCAGCGGCGTGATGAAGTCTCTGTGGATCTGACAGGAAACTACAGTCACGTCTGGCCTTCACAAACATATAAAAGATTtgtaaagtcaaaaaaaaattgcaaatatgaCAGATCTGCAAAGAAATCCCACAAATTAAGAAAACTTGAACGTGAAAAAAGTGTAGAATATagattcacaaataaaaaacaggattCACAAATATCTTTTTGAAAGAtgtaaatgctaaaaaatacttaaaaagctttttaatttaatgttttcacagataatgaatttgcaaatattgcaaaactGCAACATCTGTGAATACGTTATTAATTcaaagataaatgaaaaacatttatgaatATCTGTCTAACGTTTAAAACtttcaaactga
This genomic window from Plectropomus leopardus isolate mb unplaced genomic scaffold, YSFRI_Pleo_2.0 unplaced_scaffold6577, whole genome shotgun sequence contains:
- the LOC121939894 gene encoding serine/threonine-protein kinase WNK4-like; its protein translation is MVTFKFDLDGDNPEDIASVMIHRDFITPLERKGFILRMYDIIKKAESMIHQQQLADSDRVSHLTASSLHATVRKSV